CAATCTTGATGTAATGCAACAGCATCATCCGGAGACCGGATATTACCTCCGGTTTGCGTAGTGTTGATTAGCGTCGGCAAGTCCGAACTGATCACCACTCTGTTGCATCCCAAATTGCTTGCTATCGTCGTCACAGTCTCGGTAAACTTGCTTCCTTTTGACCGATCAAATTCAGAGAGTGCGTGTCAGGAAATTTGCATGACATGGACCATGACTCTTGGATACATTTCTTCAAGCATAAGAACTCttgggagcaactagttaacgagcgctccttcgggagcctcacaacgatcagcgccacttggcgcgctttcagccattcgccacgtgtcgggCTCTGGACGCTCCTTTCggattttgtttttttgttttttcgcacgcgttttcggctttttaaacggtttttttccagggtttttcgacgttttggttttcccccGATCTTTTTTAGCTTTTCGATAAAAAAAAGCGAAAAAAAATTTGCAAGAAAAAACGCGTTTTTCCCCTTTCGCGAGAAGCACGGTTGTGCTTTatcgagagtcacggccgtgcctttcggaaacgaaaaaaacacattttctgttttttttctttcgcgagagtcacggttttgcttccgcgagaggcacggttgtgctttcgcgggagccacggccgtgcctcttggaaagggaaaaacaaaacgcgttttctgttttttttctttcgtgagagtcacggttttgcttccgcgagaggcacggttgtgcttacGCGAAAGTCacagccgtgcctctcggaaagggaaaaaatacgcgttttctgttttttttctttcgcgagagtcacggttttgttttcgcgagaggcacggttgtggtttcacgagagtcacggccgtgcttctcggaaacggaaaaaaacacgttttctgtttttctttctttcacgagagtcacggttttgcttctacgagaggcacggttatgatttcgtgagaggcacgggcgtgcctatTTCGGAAAGGGGGAAAAACCGTGCTTCCGGTTCGGTTTTTTCGCCCGgtttttttcgtccggttttttcgtgaaaaaaaagttcgtcaaaacctatcaacatgggatctagttttgaagatctcgacgcgaggaatccaatggtgaaaacggttcgagatttggacgcacggtttaagagataaaacgttttgaataaacggatctatgaaaaaaggaaaaactccCAGATTGCGACAaatggcgcgctgcatgtgcggcATTTGTCGCAACCTGGAAAAGTGGATTATTTCTTTACAACGAGTACTTCTTTTCTTAATTAATGATTTCGAGAACTCTTGGTCTTGGAGTTGAAACTAGGACAGAAAGCAACATGGGCCTATGCAGCAAACACAGGATGACATACTTATTATTTTTACTACGGGAAAGCGCATCGGCAGCCCAGTACGTCGGCCGAACCAATAGCAAGCCCACTTATAGATACCTCAAGGTACGAAAAAGGCCCTAAACATGCACCGGCACCTTTCCCTTCTCCTCGTTGCTGTCGAGCTTGATGCCCTTGTACCACATCGCGCAGGCCACGTACACGGCGAGGTCGACGAGCGAGAGCGCGGCGAGGAGGAAGTAGAACCTGTCGAGGTGGCCGGAGTTGAGGTTACCCGGGATCCACCCAGGCCTCTTGTCGCCGGCGGTGAGGCTGGTCACCACGCTGACCAGCATGATGCTCACGTAGTTCCCGAGCGAGATGGACGCCATGCACAACGAGCTGCCGAAGCTCTTGACGCCGTCGGGCGCCTGCCCGTTGAAGAACTCCAGCTGCCCGACGTACATGAACACCTCCGAAGCCCCGATCAGCGCGTACTGCGGCACCTGCCACAGCACGCTCAGGGAGCTCGGCTGGTCCGGCGCGGCCACCCGCTTCAGCCGCTCCACCTCCACGACGCCCGCCACCACCATCGCCCCCATGCCGATCACGAGCCCGACGCCCATACGCTGCAGCTCCGTCAGACCCTGCGGGTTCCCGGACAGCCTCGCCATGACCGGCACCAGCACACGCCGGTAGATGGCGATGAACGCCAGAACGCTGAGGATGTCGAACACCGACATGCTCGCGGCCGGCACGTGGAACGACCCGATGTTGGTGTCCATGGTGGTCCCTTGCTCCACGAACAGCGACGCCATCTGCGTGAACACCACCGAGTAGACAATGGTGCACATCCAGATGGGCAGCATCTTGAGGATGCACTTCACCTCCTCCACCTGCGTCACGGTGCAGAGCCGCCACGGGTCCTTCATCCTCTCCGGCTCGCAGTAGTCCTCCTCGGTGACCGTCGCGGCCTTGTCAAGGTACCTGAGCTGGTCGCTGTGCATGATCTTCCGGATGCCGGACTCCTTGTAAGACTCGTTGCCGTCCAGCTCGTGGAGCAGCTCGCCGCGGGTGGGCGCGTGGTCGCGCCACTTGCGGCACGCGGCGACGAGCACCTGCGCGATGCGGGTGAGCGGGTTGCCGGTGGGCTTGAAGTAGCGGTAGTTGGGGGTGCCGAGGAGGAAGAGCACGAGcgccagcgccgccgcgcccgccgaGACCCAGAAGCCCATGACCCACTGCCCGGCGTCCTCGTAGTACACCAGCACGGTGTTGGAGAAGATGGAGCCCACGTTGAGCGCCAGGTAGAAGTAGCTGAAGAAGGCCACCTTGGAGCGCGCCTCGTCGGGGTCCGTCTCGTCGAACTGGTCCGAGCCCAGCGTGGCGATGGACGGCTGGTACCCGCCGTTGCCGAACGCGATCATGTACGTCGACAGGTAGAAGAGCGCCACCCCCGCCGCCGACGGCGGGTCGCAGTGCGTCTCCACGTCGCCGCACCCGGTGGGCTTCACCAGCAGGAACCACGACGCCAGTGACAGTATCACAAGCCCCTGATCATCACAAGTTCAGATCAGAACAATCCAAAAACAAAATAAGCCTGTATTACGATCGATTTGAGCTGAGCGTACCGTGACATAGATCATTTGGAAGATGGCGCAGGTGATGTAGCGGCCCCAGTAGGAGTCGCTCATGAAGGCGCCGATGAGGGAGAAGATGTAGACGGTGCCGGTCCATTTGCTGATGCTGTTGGCCGCCTCGGCGTTGTCCTGGTGGAGCACCCGCCGGAGGAACACCACCAGGTTCACCCCGACGCCGAAGAAGGCGCACGTTACAAGCGCATAGTTAACTGCATCATCATCAACAACACAAGAAATCTCGATCAGAGTCTAGATCCAGTTAACTCATAGACAAAAACAGAGTGTCTGTGGCATATGAAGAACAATATCAAATAAAGCAAGGCTTTACCTAGCAGCAGGATGGAAGATTTCCATTTCCCAGTCTTCGCTTTGACTGCTGGGTTTCCTCGCCTGTCCATCGACCCATCTTCAGTGACGGGCGATACGCACTTGGGATCGACGGTGCTCGGAGCCATCGCCTCGATCGTCCGGTGAATTCTCTGAACCTTCTTCGCCTTCCGGCTGCTCCATCACAAAattcagaagaaaaaaaatataaaaaaaatccTTGAGATTCCTAACCAACACTAGTATTCTAGTATTTCAGTATTTTACATACGTCTAATCGGTTGGCTGCGGTGTAGATGCAGTCCTGCTTATCAGTACTTACTTTATACGAAATGTTCGCGTGCATATTGCAACATTTTCAGCGTGCAATCATACTAGGAATATGTGATGCCCCACACGATACGCACCTTGTTTGTTTTGTCCGGTCCTGCAGGAAGTTTCGTCGACACTTCTTTGTGTGAGGCTTGAAAAGGCAGCTAGATTAGTTCAACCTGCGAGTACAGCTCATGTCACGGATGAAACCATGCGACCACTGCCAAATTatatttctttctcttcttcttttttgcgaAAGAAGACATTATTTCCACTTAACATGATCAGTTTGTTTAGCATAAGCAGATCAGACAAAGTGGAGACGGTGGCGCGCTTATCGCCATGCACTGTCTGATCTCCTCTCAGAAGCGTGTATACTACTGGTACTCTTTTTTCTTTGAAGAAAAAAACATATATATCCATCCAAGACAACGTCTAGGGATGGTATAGTGAGCATAATCCTATAGGGTCCCACGCGTGGTACATGCACAGCAGCGCTCGAATCAAAGCATTCCATCACAGAATGGTGAAAGAATGAACAGATGGAGAGGACGATACAGTCATGCAAGAGCTGACATCGTCGCACATAAACATGTACTCGCTCACGGACACGGACACGGACAGCATCGAATCATCGATGATGCACACATGTGTGTGTATATACCTTCGTTGATGAAGCCTCCGGTACAGGAACGCAGCTCCTTCTCCGGCGACGGGGACGACGAGCGCTTCAGAAAGGAGACGACCACGGCGTCTAAGACGGGGACGAGCGCCACCTCTAGCCCGAACGACACCAAGACGAAACCGGGCAGGCCTCCAGACATTTACAGAGCAAAACCGCACTAAGTACGGCGAGATCGCCGGCTTCTTGCTTTGCTCTCACCGGCGGGCGAGCAAACGGGGATGGGGAAGAAGCTAGGGAATGGGTGTGTGTGCTTGTGAGGTGAGCCGGGGGCGGGGTGGCCGCGTATTTATGGGCGCGCGCGGCGGCAGTGGTGCGGTGCTCACCGACTGGGTGGAGTCGCGGTGTTGGTGACTAGTACGTTTTGGTTTTCTCCTGCGGAGGGAAGGAAAGGAGCCGGCCGACACATGTGGCAGCGTGCATGGCCCGTGACAGCTGGTTTCTCGACTGCTTTTCCCGGAGATCCTGTGATTGTGAGCCAGCTGCGGCTCCATCGGAACGGCCTTAGCCACATGAAAGTTACGGTGCGGCGCACGAAACTTGCTTGAGGCCGTGAGCGCACGGACATTTGCTGTATCAATTCTCAGCCATTGGATTAAGATCTACTCCTACTTCTAAGTTCAAATTGAAGTACGGTATCCCTTGTCTCCTGTTGTCCCCAAGGGGCAGAAACTTTGCTTGTCGACCGTCGGGACCACCAAATCGACCTCCTCCATTTCCTTTTACTTCCTATATTAATATTTTCGTATCTTAAGTCAAAAAAATTAAATCTTACAAAAATATATATGCAATAAAATTTAAAACATACCAGTATATACAATACTCCCCCGTTCCATAATTATTGCCATGGTTTTAGTTCAACCCATTCCATACATTGTCGTGGTGTTCAAATTTGAGCTGAAACCGTGTCAATAATTATGGAACATAAGGAGTGTTAAATAACAGCTAAGAAAATACATTCCATAATGGATTAGATGATATTGATTGGTATTATGACTGTTGATTTTTTGTCTCTAGAAATATGGTCAAGAAACCCTAAAATGTGAAGTAAAAAAGGAGGGAGTACGAAAGACAGTACTAGCTTAAGTGAAAGTCCTCTTCTGCTCCGGAGCTCATGAGCTCGGTTTTATAGTAAAATCCaacaaaaattaaaaaatatatgAATTTTTGTGTGGCAAACTTTGATAAATGTTTGAGTGTTTGAACAATTTCATTATGAAATGACATCCGTGGTAGTCATTGCAAAAAATAagtattttttaattcttttaatCCCTCCAATTTGTAATAAAGTTGCAACAATTAATTTGGATTGGAGGGAGTACTAATTCTTTTGGGGATTTTACTGTTCTTCAGGCAACATTAACCTCGGGAGTAGATAGTCTGCGTCCTAGCTTCGGTAGCTTCAATGTCTATTGCCTCATACAAGGAGAAATGTTAACCGAATTTAACAAATTATTACTCGTTAAGGCTAATACCATGAACTAAGAAATCATTGATTTTTGTGATACGAATCATCTTCTTatattatgtactccctccatttttatttactccacatATTAGCTTTAACTGAAGTCAAACTgtataaagtttgaccaagtttgtgaAAATAATATGAACATTTACAGTAACAAATTTCTATAATGTGAAAATATATGCAATGATGGATCCATTATTGGAGGTATATAGGGGGGGGGGCATTTTGGCTCCCGGGAGCACACGCTCCCGTGTGAACAGTAACGCAAAAAAAAGTGgaagttttcaaaaatttctgaatttttttatggATGTTAGTG
The sequence above is a segment of the Aegilops tauschii subsp. strangulata cultivar AL8/78 chromosome 6, Aet v6.0, whole genome shotgun sequence genome. Coding sequences within it:
- the LOC109748183 gene encoding protein NRT1/ PTR FAMILY 7.3 — protein: MAPSTVDPKCVSPVTEDGSMDRRGNPAVKAKTGKWKSSILLLVNYALVTCAFFGVGVNLVVFLRRVLHQDNAEAANSISKWTGTVYIFSLIGAFMSDSYWGRYITCAIFQMIYVTGLVILSLASWFLLVKPTGCGDVETHCDPPSAAGVALFYLSTYMIAFGNGGYQPSIATLGSDQFDETDPDEARSKVAFFSYFYLALNVGSIFSNTVLVYYEDAGQWVMGFWVSAGAAALALVLFLLGTPNYRYFKPTGNPLTRIAQVLVAACRKWRDHAPTRGELLHELDGNESYKESGIRKIMHSDQLRYLDKAATVTEEDYCEPERMKDPWRLCTVTQVEEVKCILKMLPIWMCTIVYSVVFTQMASLFVEQGTTMDTNIGSFHVPAASMSVFDILSVLAFIAIYRRVLVPVMARLSGNPQGLTELQRMGVGLVIGMGAMVVAGVVEVERLKRVAAPDQPSSLSVLWQVPQYALIGASEVFMYVGQLEFFNGQAPDGVKSFGSSLCMASISLGNYVSIMLVSVVTSLTAGDKRPGWIPGNLNSGHLDRFYFLLAALSLVDLAVYVACAMWYKGIKLDSNEEKGKVPVHV